Proteins found in one Clostridia bacterium genomic segment:
- the murA gene encoding UDP-N-acetylglucosamine 1-carboxyvinyltransferase, protein MELRVAGGRRLAGHVGVGGSRNSALAVMAASLLAEGETTIDNVPDNGDVRLMGQILQGIGVGVRRSDPHVLQVRVRRLIHHEPDYELSKMIRASSLLIGPILARTGKARVAMPDGEQIGPRPMDLHLKGMRALGADVAVEHGYVAASVSRLSGARIYLDFPSVGATESIMMGACLAKGTSIIENAAKEPEVVDLANFLTLMGAAIRGAGTDAIRVDGVDSLSPVTYSVIPDRIEAATILSAGLITRGRVRVMDVIPTHLDSVLSKLAEMGAELDIGPDYVELAMAGPIRACDTKTGPYPGFPTDMQPQLSAVMSLAAGVSVLTESVFDNRFLQVDELRRMGALMRLESRSLIIEGIERLTGAMVRAVDPATGAALILAGLAAEGETSLSGVEQIDRCYEGICGKLNRLGACVSRFGATHASAVGEEK, encoded by the coding sequence GTGGAGCTTCGGGTGGCGGGCGGCAGGCGGCTCGCTGGGCATGTAGGCGTGGGGGGCAGCAGAAACTCCGCCCTGGCAGTGATGGCAGCCTCTCTTCTGGCGGAAGGCGAAACAACCATAGACAACGTTCCGGACAATGGGGATGTCAGGCTGATGGGGCAGATCCTGCAGGGAATCGGGGTGGGCGTCAGGCGGAGCGATCCCCATGTTCTCCAGGTGCGCGTACGCAGGCTCATCCATCATGAACCCGATTACGAGCTGAGCAAGATGATCAGAGCATCGAGCCTTCTCATTGGGCCCATTCTGGCCCGAACGGGAAAGGCGAGGGTGGCTATGCCCGATGGCGAGCAAATCGGCCCGCGGCCTATGGATCTGCATCTCAAAGGAATGAGAGCGCTTGGAGCAGATGTGGCCGTGGAGCACGGATACGTGGCTGCAAGCGTGAGCCGCCTGTCTGGCGCCAGGATATACCTGGATTTCCCGAGCGTCGGCGCCACCGAGAGCATCATGATGGGCGCCTGCCTCGCAAAGGGGACAAGCATTATCGAGAATGCCGCCAAGGAGCCCGAAGTGGTTGACCTCGCGAACTTCCTCACGTTGATGGGCGCCGCCATCCGCGGCGCGGGAACCGATGCAATAAGGGTCGACGGGGTCGATTCGCTGTCTCCGGTAACCTACAGCGTGATACCAGATAGGATAGAGGCAGCCACCATCTTGTCGGCGGGGCTGATCACCAGGGGAAGGGTTAGAGTCATGGACGTGATTCCCACCCACCTCGATTCAGTGTTGTCGAAGCTCGCGGAGATGGGCGCCGAGCTGGATATCGGACCTGACTACGTTGAGCTCGCCATGGCAGGGCCCATAAGAGCGTGCGATACGAAGACAGGACCGTACCCGGGATTCCCCACCGACATGCAGCCGCAACTGTCGGCGGTCATGTCTCTCGCCGCTGGAGTCAGCGTGCTCACCGAGTCGGTGTTCGATAATCGCTTTCTCCAGGTGGACGAGCTGAGGAGGATGGGCGCGCTCATGCGCCTGGAGAGCAGAAGCCTGATCATCGAGGGCATCGAGAGGCTCACAGGAGCTATGGTAAGGGCTGTCGACCCGGCAACGGGCGCAGCGCTAATCCTGGCCGGGCTTGCGGCGGAGGGTGAGACTTCACTATCAGGGGTGGAACAGATTGACCGATGCTATGAGGGCATCTGTGGCAAGCTGAACCGATTGGGGGCCTGCGTGAGCAGGTTTGGGGCCACACATGCTTCCGCCGTGGGAGAGGAGAAGTGA
- the amrA gene encoding AmmeMemoRadiSam system protein A: MGELVLAALSPHPPIIIPEVGGSETPKASRTVQGMKALATAVADAAPDTVVVISPHGPVFADAIAITGLPRISGDFSQFGADVSLSFECDLDLARSVVHHAEAAEVSCVLLDERAMIRMRIPRKLDHGTLVPLSYIWEHCREFRLIPVAMGVGAPNELYSFGIALREAIEAGSGRVAVIASGDLSHALAPGAPAGYSPRGAQFDSLVVEALSSRDAAALAGLDDKLVASAGECGLRAIFMMLGAIDGLDVISEVHSYEGPFGVGYAVATFRPSGQSEASRAGELNNALHLRADARRRSESAHAALARNAAEAYVVRRQVIDAPDPLPANMRGRAGVFCSIHKGRELRGCIGTTEPMQACIAEEIISNAISAAVRDPRFEPVAQRELADLAYSVDVLSEPEDIDGPEELDPAKYGVIVRRGDRVGLLLPDLDGVDSVEQQVSIARRKAGIGPGEPLQYARFEVKRYE; encoded by the coding sequence ATGGGGGAACTAGTTCTGGCTGCTCTTTCACCTCATCCGCCCATCATAATCCCTGAGGTGGGCGGGAGCGAGACGCCCAAGGCGAGCCGCACTGTGCAGGGCATGAAGGCGCTTGCGACTGCGGTTGCAGACGCTGCGCCTGATACTGTGGTGGTGATATCCCCCCATGGGCCCGTGTTTGCTGACGCCATAGCGATAACCGGGCTACCGCGGATCAGCGGGGATTTCTCACAGTTTGGCGCGGACGTGTCTCTCTCGTTCGAGTGCGACTTGGATCTGGCGCGGTCCGTGGTGCATCATGCCGAGGCAGCCGAAGTGTCGTGTGTGCTCCTTGATGAGCGGGCCATGATTCGCATGAGAATCCCAAGGAAGCTCGACCACGGGACCCTTGTGCCCCTCTCATACATCTGGGAGCATTGTCGAGAGTTCCGTCTGATCCCCGTGGCCATGGGGGTGGGCGCTCCGAACGAGCTCTACAGTTTCGGAATCGCACTCCGCGAGGCGATTGAGGCGGGATCGGGCCGAGTTGCCGTGATTGCCAGCGGCGACCTGTCCCATGCGCTCGCGCCAGGGGCGCCTGCAGGCTACAGCCCTAGGGGAGCCCAGTTCGATTCGCTGGTGGTGGAGGCACTCTCCTCAAGGGACGCAGCAGCTTTGGCAGGGCTCGATGACAAGCTCGTGGCCTCCGCCGGTGAATGTGGACTGCGCGCCATCTTCATGATGCTTGGCGCCATTGATGGCCTCGATGTGATCTCGGAGGTTCACTCTTACGAGGGGCCGTTCGGGGTCGGATACGCGGTTGCCACATTCCGTCCATCCGGGCAGAGTGAAGCCAGTAGAGCAGGGGAGCTCAACAACGCTCTCCATCTGAGGGCTGACGCACGCAGAAGATCGGAATCCGCGCATGCGGCGCTCGCCAGGAATGCCGCGGAGGCGTACGTTGTTAGGCGTCAGGTAATTGATGCTCCTGACCCTCTGCCAGCCAACATGCGGGGCCGCGCGGGTGTGTTCTGTTCCATACACAAAGGCCGTGAACTGCGCGGATGCATCGGCACTACAGAGCCGATGCAGGCATGCATTGCCGAGGAGATAATCAGCAATGCGATATCCGCCGCAGTCCGTGACCCGCGGTTCGAGCCTGTGGCGCAAAGGGAACTGGCGGACTTGGCTTACTCAGTGGATGTACTCTCAGAACCTGAGGATATAGATGGGCCAGAGGAGCTAGACCCTGCCAAGTACGGGGTGATTGTGCGGCGTGGAGACCGTGTTGGGCTCCTCCTGCCGGATCTCGACGGGGTGGACTCTGTGGAGCAGCAGGTATCGATTGCTCGCCGTAAGGCGGGCATCGGTCCGGGTGAGCCTCTTCAGTACGCCAGGTTTGAGGTGAAGCGCTACGAGTAG
- a CDS encoding N-acetylmuramoyl-L-alanine amidase, whose protein sequence is MRRSIMERLIPIQAAACIGAVVILSAFAFFLATRAVMVLAPLRDVVCGRTVAIDAGHGGPDSGARGKTGIKEKEINLHIATELRTMLNRVAVYTVMTRDDDHDLMGNGENNSNPDKRAELAKRAALVNAEKPDIFVTIHSNAFPEPQWSGAQTFYNPVSEESRKLAEHIQAELVRRLGPNTRRARPADMYLLRKVAAPSALVEVGFLSNPREERLLSDHAYRVRVADAIHHGIVAYLMTAADKAASAPDGAGVGDEWGLVHKVGVDGPVDIGGTEDAEGVLGAPSAAGAHNAPVQVTPDSMVLYFGGPTNFEDSLMPEVREIPGLRSMERTRALSAAMGALIAGPGRESILQPTIPKGTVLRSVRLQGDTAFVDLGAEFVANHWGGSRGEELTIYSIVNTMTEFPYVKKVVLLVEGKLLDTISGHVEIEGPLERNQSIVHFRS, encoded by the coding sequence GTGAGACGCTCAATAATGGAAAGATTGATCCCCATACAGGCGGCAGCGTGCATAGGGGCGGTCGTGATATTGAGCGCCTTCGCCTTTTTCCTGGCCACTCGGGCGGTGATGGTCTTGGCTCCGCTGCGGGATGTAGTGTGTGGCCGGACTGTGGCCATCGATGCAGGGCATGGAGGGCCTGACTCCGGCGCCCGTGGAAAGACGGGGATCAAGGAGAAGGAGATCAACCTCCACATTGCCACAGAGCTGCGGACGATGCTGAACAGAGTCGCTGTGTACACAGTCATGACGCGCGACGATGATCATGACCTCATGGGCAACGGCGAGAACAACAGCAACCCCGATAAACGTGCCGAACTGGCCAAGAGAGCGGCCTTGGTCAACGCTGAGAAACCAGATATCTTCGTCACCATACACTCGAACGCTTTCCCCGAACCGCAATGGTCCGGGGCGCAGACCTTCTACAACCCCGTCTCCGAAGAGAGCAGGAAACTGGCCGAGCACATACAGGCGGAGCTAGTTCGGCGTCTTGGCCCGAATACCAGGCGCGCCAGACCCGCCGACATGTACCTGCTTCGGAAGGTGGCTGCTCCATCTGCGCTGGTGGAGGTCGGATTTCTCTCGAATCCTCGTGAGGAACGGCTTCTCTCTGATCATGCCTACAGAGTGAGAGTGGCAGATGCCATACACCATGGCATTGTCGCATATCTGATGACCGCCGCGGACAAGGCTGCATCGGCGCCGGATGGCGCCGGTGTGGGGGATGAGTGGGGGCTTGTGCACAAAGTGGGAGTGGATGGCCCAGTAGACATCGGAGGCACTGAAGACGCCGAGGGCGTTTTGGGCGCGCCCAGTGCTGCTGGCGCTCACAATGCGCCTGTTCAAGTCACGCCGGATTCGATGGTTCTGTATTTCGGCGGTCCCACCAACTTCGAGGACTCGCTTATGCCAGAGGTGAGAGAGATTCCCGGCCTGCGCAGCATGGAGCGAACTCGGGCGCTCTCTGCCGCCATGGGGGCGCTGATCGCTGGGCCTGGGAGGGAAAGCATACTTCAGCCCACGATCCCTAAGGGGACGGTTCTAAGGTCAGTGCGACTCCAGGGCGACACGGCCTTTGTCGACCTAGGCGCTGAGTTCGTCGCGAACCACTGGGGCGGAAGCCGAGGCGAGGAACTCACGATCTACTCCATCGTGAACACGATGACCGAGTTCCCATACGTGAAGAAGGTAGTGCTGCTTGTGGAGGGGAAGCTACTGGATACTATCTCCGGACACGTAGAGATCGAGGGACCTCTCGAACGCAATCAGTCGATTGTCCATTTCCGATCATAG